The nucleotide window AATCACTTGTTGTGTTCTGATAGTGAGCTCTCTCGCCCTTTTATTGAGTCGGTCGTGAATCCAACCCATAGTAAGGTCAAGGACTTGTTGGTATTTGGTATAGACATTATTGAGATGTTTATATGTACTACTTTGGCCAGGGTCTGACCACATTCGTGAGAAGGATGGCATCTGGGCtgtgcttgcatggctttctattATTGCTTTCAAGAATAAGGACAACCTTGGAGGAGATAAGCTTGTCAGTGTTGAAGATATTGTCCGTCAGCACTGGGCCACATATGGTTGCCATTATTACACACGCTATGACTATGAGGTACTAACTTTTTTTGACATGCGCTTTGCATATATGTACCACATGTTTTAGATATCATTCTAAATGCACAAGTTTGTTTGTGAAGGATGTTGGCGCGGGGGCTGCTAAGGAGCTTATGGCAAACCTAGGAAGCATGCGGTAATAATCTTGTTACAGTGTTGTAATTGGGAGCATGTTTCTTCTAATCTTGTTTTCCTTTGAAAAGCTTCTTCTAATCTTGTTAGAAGTGTTTCTGGTTTGTTCGAGCATTTGCGTATCATTTTTTCCTTTCTGAAGAGAACAAAAAAAATTTACTCACCTGTATAACCTGTCACTAATGTTTTGATGTTTGTTTGGTGAGGCTTAGTTATCAACCGTCCGAGAATTAACCATTCCTGTGTGATCTGGTTGTAGACCCTATCTTCTTAAGTTCCTTGTAATTGCGAATCATGAGTGGCATTATGGCAGGGGATCGTGGTTGTGGGTTGGGATATATTTGCATCGGTGTTGGTCTTGTTTGATGTGATCAGCACAACGGTGTTGGTTCAGCTCCATGATTTATAGGCCCGAGTGACCGGTGGTTCTGAACTTCTGATACATGTTCTATTCTTGTGATAGATGGCCCTCTGAACTCCATCCACCGAATTTTTGATGTTTTGGGATTGGAAATGAGTTGGTGTTTTGAAAGTGGAAATGAATCGAGTTCTTTTGAATGTTAATGAGAGCGGTGGCATAAACCATCTGTGCAAGTACGCCAAGATAAGCCGATTGAAGGAAACAACTAGAAACCCAGAAATTTCGACACGCATCAGCGATCACAAGCACACGACAAGCTAGGGAACTCGTTTTTCttttaaaatgaaaaaaaatgattTAGAATGACTTTGACTTCGTCTTGTCTCATTCAACTCGGTTTGAAGTTGATAATTCAGGAGGCTATAAATAAAAGTATGCTAATTTCGAAGAAAGCTCAAAAGAAGTGTTCTTGGTTCGTTATCCAACACTAGAACTAGCATACAGCAGCTATTATTATGGGCATCTCAAGTTTCTTATAGCGTCAGTCTTGTTTGCCATCTACGCAGCCCGCCTCTCACACAGAGGTAGGTCAGTCCCCGCCGGAGAATCAAGGAGCCGCGGCGCCCTTGTCGCTGCCGTTGGAGTGCCTGGGCTCCCACATGATGGTTGTCTCCGCGATCAGCGAGGTCACCACGTACGGGTCCATGTTGCACGCTGGCCTCCTGTCCTCCAAGTAGCCTGAGGCAAACCAAGAAACCTCACAGGGTTCAGTTCAGCCGCAAGAACCAACCGAAGCAGCAGAAGGCCGCACTAGAAAGAAAGAAACTGGTTCCGCTGCCTCTCACCTTTGCCTTCCTTCTCGGTGTCGCGGCCCACCCGCACCGACGCCCCACGGTTTGCGACGCCCTTACGAGACAGACAAGAACATGatacgaacacacagtcgattAGAACACGAAAGATCGTTAGCATATATAGATGCATGCATTCTGCTTGCATATATAGATGCTCATTCACCAAGAATCCAAGATTGTATCAAGGGATCTTTCGGGTACATTAATTAAATTTAGCCCTGATACTTGTAGCTAGGAGTGCCATTGGTTATAGTTTATTTCATGCCTAACCTTGCCACGGCTAAGCTTAGTCAAATCATCAAGGGTAACGAGCCACACTTCTTGTGGCGGAGAATTTGGACTCCACAAAAGTGAAGTGTAACGCGCCACACTTTTTGTGACGAAAACTTTGGACTCCACAATAGTGAGAAGTTGTGCCTATAAAATAAATCTACAGAATGTGAGACGGTGCTAAGAAAACATGACAGCTGAAGTGGCCAAACAGTGGCAATGAATCAAAGACTAAAAATTGCTCGGCGAGTTTGCCCGTGAGCCTATGAACCAAACAAGTCCATTTGGGGGCTACAAAACTCTTATCCAATTATTTTACTTGTAGAAAACGAAGAGAGACCATTCAACCGTGCAACCCAAATGTTAAATGACTACTAGAATTGCCCAAAAAAAAGTTGACCACTACTCCCTCCAATCCAAATTATAGCTTATTTTGCTTTttttctaagtcaaacttctctaccgCTACAAATAGTTATGCATGCATAGGTTCATGCAGCAGGCGAGGTGATTGATGGCAGCGGGTGACCCTGGCCTGGTCTACCACACCACAACACGCCATGCATGCACCTACAACTGGTCGGTGCAGAGGCGGACCAGACCATGCACCTCGGGGCGACGCGCGTGGGACTCCAGAGCACGCGTCATGCATAGGCGCGGGCGGCTGTCCGTGCTGGATCGGTTCTGGATCGTACCCGTAGAAAATCGAGTGCTCACCGCTCGAGAAACACTCGAGTACGGTATAGTTTTACCGAAAAAGGTAAAAAAAGATGTGGGTATCAGGGTGTGGTATAGATAGACAACAGAGCAAAGCAAAGGGAGCCATGCCTGAACAGAGGTCACTGGCATCCTCATGGTTCAGATAATTCTGAAAAGATGTTGTgatctcacttcatacaaaggttggcgcatattgtggacaaggaagggaaggaaagaagaacacctaggaaaagttaccttgggtagtagggagtacttagaaaagcctgagtggatgtcaagtctCAAGCACTGTGCCCAGATCGACCACACTACGCACGTCGGGTCATTGTCACCGCGTGCCCTGCGGACGCCGTCGGTGTTGGGCCCGTTAGCACCTTGTCCTTGCATGGCCACGACATcatgccgcactcgccgtcctcgTGCACTGTGCGCCTCTACTTTTCTCATCCTCCGGTCCGCTTTTGATACTCGCCCTtgtccccgtaccggaccccccctcccttctttcttcttttggggacaaggCCGCCCACACGCCTccctcatcgagcgaaccctctctcctctcctttaccccccccccccccttcgctCACTTGCGCAGGAAGCACGCCATGGCCGGCTGTATCCCCACAGCGTGAACCA belongs to Miscanthus floridulus cultivar M001 chromosome 4, ASM1932011v1, whole genome shotgun sequence and includes:
- the LOC136548953 gene encoding phosphoglucomutase, cytoplasmic 2-like, with the protein product MPISAAFDVVAKNLNIKFFEVPTGWKFFGNLMDAGMCSICGEESFGTGSDHIREKDGIWAVLAWLSIIAFKNKDNLGGDKLVSVEDIVRQHWATYGCHYYTRYDYEDVGAGAAKELMANLGSMR